From Streptomyces zhihengii, the proteins below share one genomic window:
- a CDS encoding Hint domain-containing protein, which translates to MSVLGEVRRVWRRRGRRGMPRTDARLLGLRGRRRGDRGQTPLEYVGLGLVVVAIIGSLVATGIGQELTVKIGAQVCRITGGGDCGDGGRSNEAQDGRDDDTAPADRPAGDTGDPGDPGQKSPEQIAYEKALKDLQDAESAEKADQDKAIQAAKELAKILADELGITDALDCITEGDMGACTETLINVLTSLIGGAVGKLAAKYGAPWKWKKAYELVQKLKKHGGDLYDGLTGLLKNRKKVKDAQKALDDAKKKYDPDKKKPDERKPDENDPDLCPTAHSFLPGTRVLLASGLSVPIETVRVGDWVVASDPAAGTTGARQVVTTFTTHDDKEFTRLGTASGSVTATDTHPFWIVGAGRWTDAGDIRTGDRLRLPDGSAAEVTTVSRHTQRQTTHDLAVLGLHSYYVAVGSAFALVHNNDPCREWQTDPSVKGPAAGKKLKPPHKRHTVAGAKNGMVKEKNTVILKGREADVDADIQAIAEGKAKLVDNGSAYEINGRKYGVEENGRTFPISGNGLVELDRNEYAALTEIAKAGGRTDVPALTRNPRFANNPAAVEKAKQVYDGTYR; encoded by the coding sequence ATGTCGGTACTGGGGGAAGTACGCAGGGTCTGGCGCCGCCGCGGGCGGCGCGGCATGCCGCGCACGGACGCGCGCCTGCTCGGGCTGCGCGGACGGCGCAGGGGGGACCGGGGCCAGACGCCGCTCGAGTACGTCGGGCTCGGTCTGGTGGTCGTGGCGATCATCGGCTCGCTGGTGGCGACCGGGATCGGCCAGGAGCTGACGGTGAAGATCGGCGCCCAGGTGTGCCGCATCACCGGAGGCGGCGACTGCGGCGACGGCGGCCGTTCGAACGAGGCGCAGGACGGGCGGGACGACGACACCGCGCCCGCCGACCGCCCCGCCGGCGACACGGGTGACCCGGGCGACCCCGGACAGAAGTCCCCCGAGCAGATCGCCTACGAGAAGGCCCTGAAGGACCTCCAGGACGCCGAGTCCGCCGAGAAGGCCGACCAGGACAAGGCGATCCAGGCGGCGAAGGAACTGGCGAAGATCCTCGCGGACGAACTCGGTATCACCGACGCCCTCGACTGCATCACCGAGGGCGACATGGGCGCGTGCACCGAGACGCTCATCAACGTGCTGACCAGCCTCATCGGCGGCGCGGTCGGCAAGCTGGCCGCCAAGTACGGGGCGCCGTGGAAGTGGAAGAAGGCGTACGAGCTCGTCCAGAAGCTCAAGAAGCACGGCGGCGACCTGTACGACGGCCTCACCGGGCTCCTCAAGAACCGCAAGAAGGTCAAGGACGCCCAGAAGGCCCTCGACGACGCCAAGAAGAAGTACGACCCCGACAAGAAGAAACCCGACGAGAGGAAACCGGACGAGAACGACCCCGACCTGTGCCCGACGGCGCACAGCTTCCTCCCCGGCACCCGGGTGCTGCTGGCGAGCGGTCTGAGCGTGCCCATCGAGACCGTGCGGGTCGGCGACTGGGTGGTCGCGTCCGACCCCGCGGCCGGCACGACCGGCGCCCGGCAGGTCGTCACCACCTTCACCACGCACGACGACAAGGAGTTCACCCGTCTGGGCACGGCATCCGGCAGCGTGACGGCGACGGACACCCATCCGTTCTGGATCGTCGGCGCCGGACGCTGGACGGACGCCGGGGACATCCGCACGGGCGACCGGCTGCGGCTGCCCGACGGCTCCGCCGCCGAGGTCACCACCGTGTCGCGCCACACCCAGCGGCAGACCACCCACGACCTCGCGGTCCTGGGCCTCCACTCGTACTACGTGGCCGTCGGTTCCGCGTTCGCGCTGGTCCACAACAACGATCCGTGCAGGGAATGGCAGACGGACCCGAGCGTGAAGGGGCCGGCGGCCGGCAAGAAGCTGAAGCCGCCGCACAAGCGCCACACGGTGGCCGGTGCGAAGAACGGCATGGTCAAGGAGAAGAACACCGTCATCCTCAAGGGGCGCGAAGCCGACGTCGACGCCGACATCCAGGCGATCGCCGAGGGCAAGGCGAAACTCGTCGACAACGGCAGCGCCTACGAGATCAACGGCCGGAAGTATGGTGTGGAGGAGAACGGCCGGACGTTCCCCATCTCCGGAAACGGCCTGGTGGAACTCGACCGCAACGAGTACGCCGCCCTCACGGAGATCGCCAAGGCAGGGGGTCGCACGGACGTTCCCGCGCTGACCAGGAACCCGCGGTTCGCGAACAATCCCGCGGCGGTGGAGAAGGCCAAGCAGGTGTACGACGGGACGTACCGGTGA
- a CDS encoding OmpA family protein → MTPTPKRGRAPRLALSAFTAVALLAGSHVLTAQQAHAEDKPSVPPGTEASAAPPVEVDPEDPGLKMVDGGTLAPAKVLDIKSVIESEGGEERREDTNSDVKYALQAEVLFGKDSARLGPAANGRIQAIAAEITKENAKKVRIFGFTDNLGSSAHGDVLSKQRADAVHSVLAKALSDAGITYEVRGYGEQFPIADNSNEEGRKKNRRVEVSYPRGAGG, encoded by the coding sequence ATGACACCGACCCCCAAGCGCGGCAGAGCTCCCCGCCTGGCGCTGTCCGCCTTCACCGCCGTCGCCCTGCTCGCCGGGAGCCATGTCCTGACGGCGCAGCAGGCCCATGCCGAGGACAAGCCGAGTGTCCCGCCGGGCACCGAGGCCTCCGCGGCCCCGCCGGTCGAGGTCGATCCTGAGGACCCCGGCCTCAAGATGGTCGACGGCGGCACCCTCGCCCCCGCCAAGGTCCTGGACATCAAGTCCGTGATCGAGTCCGAGGGCGGCGAGGAGCGCCGCGAGGACACGAACTCGGACGTGAAGTACGCCCTCCAGGCCGAAGTGCTCTTCGGCAAGGACAGCGCGCGGCTCGGCCCCGCCGCCAACGGCCGCATCCAGGCCATCGCCGCCGAGATCACGAAGGAGAACGCGAAGAAGGTCCGCATCTTCGGGTTCACCGACAACCTCGGCTCCTCGGCGCACGGCGACGTGCTGTCGAAGCAGCGCGCGGACGCCGTGCACTCGGTGCTGGCGAAGGCGCTGAGCGACGCCGGGATCACCTACGAGGTCCGCGGCTACGGCGAGCAGTTCCCCATCGCCGACAACTCCAACGAAGAGGGCCGCAAGAAGAACCGCCGCGTGGAGGTGTCCTACCCCCGCGGAGCGGGCGGCTGA
- a CDS encoding pilus assembly protein TadG-related protein, translating into MLDRSTKDQGQAFPIYVVMVGGLLFLAFAFFAVGQASATRNTAQGAADAAALAAAQDARAKLTAEWLDALQDPTAWRDIFDGYTPITPSCGVAAQFAAKNGAVLDGLPGCRPEPGLPLTFSVSVKTQKPVGDSVIPGTESKFGTADAKAAVKPLCDFDLPDDLDILPVLKCPSGNWDLEDSLTDLPDAKDLFDVTLVD; encoded by the coding sequence TTGCTCGACCGCAGCACGAAGGATCAAGGGCAGGCATTCCCCATCTATGTGGTGATGGTGGGGGGCCTGCTCTTCCTCGCGTTCGCATTCTTCGCAGTCGGACAGGCATCGGCGACCCGGAACACCGCGCAGGGCGCGGCGGACGCCGCGGCGCTCGCGGCGGCCCAGGACGCCCGGGCGAAGCTCACGGCCGAGTGGCTCGACGCACTCCAGGACCCGACCGCATGGCGGGACATCTTCGACGGCTACACGCCGATCACCCCGTCGTGCGGGGTGGCCGCGCAGTTCGCGGCCAAGAACGGCGCCGTCCTCGACGGGCTGCCGGGCTGCCGGCCGGAACCGGGCCTCCCGCTGACCTTCAGCGTCAGCGTGAAGACGCAGAAGCCCGTCGGCGACTCGGTCATCCCCGGCACCGAGTCCAAGTTCGGCACGGCCGACGCCAAAGCCGCCGTCAAGCCGCTGTGCGATTTCGACCTTCCGGACGACCTCGACATACTTCCCGTGCTCAAGTGTCCCTCCGGCAACTGGGATCTCGAGGACAGCCTGACGGACCTCCCCGACGCGAAGGACCTCTTCGACGTCACCTTGGTCGACTGA
- a CDS encoding response regulator transcription factor — protein MQDESSRTSGQQFIAPHASQHTSSHATPLHSQRPPAPHPAPLRPAAPRAPLRVVVADDNPVVRAGLTVLLGGREDIAVVAEAADGAEALRAARAHRPDVILLDVRMPGVDGISALPYLAQAAPVMMLTYSRESEIVHEALRLGAGGYLVHGEFTADQLVAAVRDVQEGRAHFTATAANALLDRFRQDGGTAGAHPLPDGLGAAYAPRPAYPVQPPGPIGGQAPPGSLGARPIVSTSSNTGEVASHLQSNVGQSSVRPGGGTVPHGNTSQQGRDKSEFGLSSREVEVMDLIASGMSNQQIAATCFISEKTVKNHINRIFAKLHSTSRSEAIAVWIGTARTDHGFGRGVTGRG, from the coding sequence ATGCAGGACGAGAGCTCACGCACCTCGGGTCAGCAGTTCATCGCCCCCCATGCCTCACAGCACACGTCGTCCCACGCCACTCCGCTCCATTCACAGCGCCCGCCCGCCCCCCACCCCGCCCCGCTCCGTCCCGCGGCACCGCGGGCACCACTGCGGGTCGTCGTCGCCGACGACAACCCCGTGGTCCGGGCGGGACTGACCGTGCTGCTCGGCGGACGAGAGGACATCGCCGTCGTCGCCGAGGCGGCCGACGGGGCCGAGGCGCTGCGGGCCGCCAGGGCCCACCGCCCGGACGTCATCCTGCTCGACGTCCGGATGCCCGGCGTCGACGGCATCTCCGCCCTGCCCTACCTGGCCCAGGCGGCCCCCGTGATGATGCTGACGTACAGCCGCGAGAGCGAGATCGTGCACGAGGCCCTGCGCCTCGGCGCCGGCGGCTACCTCGTCCACGGGGAGTTCACCGCCGACCAGTTGGTGGCCGCCGTACGGGACGTCCAGGAGGGGCGCGCCCACTTCACCGCCACGGCCGCGAACGCCCTGCTGGACCGGTTCCGCCAGGACGGCGGCACGGCCGGCGCGCACCCCCTGCCGGACGGGCTCGGTGCCGCCTACGCCCCCCGGCCCGCGTATCCGGTCCAGCCGCCCGGGCCGATCGGTGGCCAAGCGCCGCCCGGGAGCCTCGGCGCCCGTCCGATCGTCTCGACTTCATCGAATACCGGCGAAGTTGCTTCGCATCTGCAATCGAATGTGGGACAGTCTTCCGTACGGCCGGGGGGTGGCACGGTTCCGCACGGCAACACCTCTCAACAAGGGCGCGACAAAAGCGAGTTCGGTCTGAGTTCGAGGGAGGTGGAGGTGATGGACCTGATCGCGTCGGGCATGAGCAATCAGCAGATCGCCGCCACCTGCTTCATCAGTGAGAAGACGGTCAAGAACCACATCAACCGCATCTTCGCGAAGCTGCACAGCACCAGCCGGAGCGAGGCGATCGCGGTCTGGATCGGCACCGCACGGACCGACCACGGATTCGGCAGGGGGGTGACGGGGCGTGGGTGA
- a CDS encoding sensor histidine kinase: MALHIGRITGGLGPASLARAAASPDTLPTLTIQINALQALCRQVFGFRLAMIALAAPIALGSARPGLPTYLVASGVLVTFMFSYGLFRDWERWGPLLLRHPALLAVDALFGSLLLVTAGPDSTLGYVTICTPLLAGLVYGWRGAAFFACLQALILFAVYGADGDAVATAGNSLLLPGFCVVAGAVGVTLRNLLLRFGSASQALTEARARLAVTEAISSERSRLAREMHDSVAKTLHGLALAADGLAATADRMDPLTVRHQAELVARSARRAAAESRELLGDLRRGDDLQSAGVDVIGELQAKAEDFGRRTGIAVEVRRLTGPPVPPVPRAVARQMLTIAGEALENSSRHARATQVRTESGIVDGMLRISVVDNGAGLPPGTTLEGLRKAGHFGLVGMVERAAGIGARIRIGRGRAAAGTEVRLDLPLAAVLPATAAPPGPSTA, encoded by the coding sequence GTGGCCCTGCACATCGGGAGGATAACGGGAGGCCTCGGGCCCGCCTCGCTGGCCCGCGCCGCCGCGAGCCCCGACACCCTGCCCACCCTGACGATCCAGATCAACGCCCTCCAGGCGCTCTGCCGTCAGGTCTTCGGCTTCCGGCTCGCGATGATCGCCCTCGCCGCCCCGATCGCCCTCGGCTCGGCACGCCCCGGACTGCCCACCTACCTGGTCGCCTCCGGAGTGCTCGTCACCTTCATGTTCTCCTACGGGCTGTTCCGCGACTGGGAACGCTGGGGCCCGCTGCTGCTCCGCCACCCGGCGCTGCTCGCCGTCGACGCCCTCTTCGGCTCCCTGCTGCTCGTCACCGCCGGACCGGACAGCACCCTCGGCTACGTCACCATCTGCACCCCGCTCCTCGCCGGACTGGTCTACGGATGGCGCGGGGCCGCCTTCTTCGCCTGCCTCCAGGCCCTGATCCTCTTCGCCGTGTACGGGGCGGACGGCGACGCCGTCGCCACCGCGGGGAACTCGCTCCTGCTGCCCGGCTTCTGCGTCGTCGCCGGAGCCGTCGGCGTCACCCTGCGCAACCTGCTGCTGCGCTTCGGCTCCGCCAGCCAGGCGCTCACCGAGGCCCGCGCGCGGCTGGCCGTCACGGAGGCGATCAGCAGCGAGCGGTCCCGGCTGGCCCGCGAGATGCACGACTCCGTCGCCAAGACCCTGCACGGGCTGGCCCTCGCCGCCGACGGGCTCGCCGCCACGGCCGACCGGATGGACCCGCTCACCGTCCGCCACCAGGCGGAACTCGTCGCCCGGTCGGCCCGCCGCGCCGCCGCCGAGTCGCGCGAGCTCCTCGGCGACCTGCGCCGCGGCGACGACCTCCAGTCCGCCGGCGTCGACGTGATCGGTGAACTCCAGGCCAAGGCCGAGGACTTCGGGCGCCGGACCGGGATCGCCGTCGAGGTCCGCCGGCTGACCGGGCCGCCCGTGCCGCCGGTGCCCCGCGCCGTGGCCCGGCAGATGCTGACCATCGCCGGCGAGGCGCTGGAGAACAGCAGCCGGCACGCCCGGGCGACACAGGTCCGCACCGAGTCCGGAATCGTCGACGGCATGCTGCGCATCAGCGTCGTCGACAACGGCGCCGGACTGCCGCCCGGCACCACCCTCGAAGGACTCCGCAAGGCCGGGCACTTCGGCCTGGTCGGCATGGTGGAGCGGGCGGCCGGGATCGGTGCCCGCATCCGCATCGGCCGGGGGCGCGCCGCCGCCGGCACCGAAGTACGCCTGGACCTGCCGCTCGCGGCGGTCCTCCCGGCGACGGCCGCGCCGCCCGGGCCGTCCACCGCCTGA
- a CDS encoding DUF5936 domain-containing protein — MTGLGLAFLIALCVAGAFHGIRMYRADAKLPGDLAVALEVGATRTTAVGSAVDRLGMRYADSVLRMMGPARVNKVRRRIDLAGNPGGLTIDRYAARRAVYGALGFFGALAMVLRGQPFLALFMVAFGLFWVEVGIFAAIRQRKEQIERTLPDFLDVLAVVVSAGLGFREALERVADKYEGPWADELRITLRQMDMGVGRRKAFEELRRRNDSEQVAQFVTALQQGEELGAPITETLIQIANDMRRTDAQNARRRAAKAVPKATLTITSIMVPATMILLVAAFVFGADADFSSVGG, encoded by the coding sequence ATGACCGGACTGGGCCTCGCGTTCCTGATCGCCCTGTGCGTCGCGGGAGCGTTCCACGGCATACGGATGTACCGCGCCGACGCCAAGCTCCCCGGCGACCTCGCCGTCGCCCTGGAGGTCGGCGCCACCCGGACCACCGCCGTCGGCTCCGCCGTCGACCGGCTCGGCATGCGCTACGCGGACTCCGTGCTGCGGATGATGGGCCCCGCCCGGGTCAACAAGGTGCGCCGCAGGATCGACCTCGCCGGCAACCCGGGCGGCCTCACCATCGACCGCTACGCCGCCCGCCGCGCCGTCTACGGCGCGCTCGGCTTCTTCGGCGCGCTCGCGATGGTGCTCCGCGGCCAGCCCTTCCTGGCCCTCTTCATGGTCGCGTTCGGCCTCTTCTGGGTGGAGGTCGGCATCTTCGCGGCCATCCGCCAGCGCAAGGAGCAGATCGAGCGGACCCTGCCCGACTTCCTCGACGTCCTCGCCGTCGTCGTCAGCGCGGGCCTCGGGTTCCGCGAGGCGCTGGAGCGCGTCGCCGACAAGTACGAGGGCCCCTGGGCCGACGAACTGCGCATCACCCTGCGCCAGATGGACATGGGCGTCGGCCGCCGCAAGGCGTTCGAGGAACTGCGCCGGCGCAACGACTCCGAGCAGGTCGCCCAGTTCGTCACCGCGCTCCAGCAGGGCGAGGAACTGGGCGCCCCGATCACCGAGACGCTCATCCAGATCGCGAACGACATGCGCCGCACCGACGCCCAGAACGCCCGCCGCCGTGCCGCGAAGGCGGTCCCCAAGGCCACGCTCACCATCACGTCGATCATGGTCCCGGCCACGATGATCCTGCTGGTCGCCGCGTTCGTCTTCGGCGCCGACGCCGACTTCAGCTCGGTCGGGGGCTGA
- a CDS encoding type II secretion system F family protein: MTNTALLTIGGTLLCGVLAVTGVHAWSSGRSQHRALLDRLSQTGAMEEAGGRRRRFGAVDRRLRGTSLGRRIELRLAATGLDITPGEFFVGMVVGVAGLWITAQTVFASFFGPIAGLLGIWGAFGFLNWQRNKRIEKFINQLPELSRILANATQAGLALRTALSMAAEELEAPAGEELGRVADKLAVGHSVDDALGELADRLPSRELVVLVTTLVLSNRAGGTVVGSLRNLTETLEERKETRREVRTQLSQVNMTAYAVPAMGLGALLLLDRVMPGAIDRMTNSFIGQTAVVVALVMYGLGVFVIRRLSKIDV, from the coding sequence ATGACCAACACCGCTCTGCTGACCATCGGGGGCACGCTCCTGTGCGGGGTGCTCGCCGTGACGGGCGTCCACGCGTGGTCCTCCGGGCGCTCCCAGCACCGCGCGCTGCTCGACCGGCTCTCCCAGACCGGCGCGATGGAGGAGGCCGGCGGACGCAGGCGCCGCTTCGGCGCCGTCGACCGCCGCCTCCGGGGCACCTCCCTGGGCCGGCGCATCGAGCTGCGGCTCGCGGCGACGGGTCTCGACATCACACCCGGCGAGTTCTTCGTCGGCATGGTCGTCGGCGTCGCCGGACTGTGGATCACCGCCCAGACGGTCTTCGCCTCGTTCTTCGGCCCCATCGCCGGACTGCTCGGCATCTGGGGGGCCTTCGGCTTCCTCAACTGGCAGCGCAACAAGCGGATCGAGAAGTTCATCAACCAGCTCCCCGAGCTCTCCCGCATCCTCGCCAACGCGACCCAGGCCGGACTCGCGCTGCGGACGGCCCTGTCGATGGCCGCCGAGGAACTGGAGGCACCGGCGGGCGAGGAACTCGGCCGGGTCGCCGACAAGCTGGCCGTCGGCCACTCCGTCGACGACGCGCTCGGCGAGCTCGCCGACCGGCTCCCCTCCCGTGAGCTGGTCGTCCTGGTCACCACCCTGGTGCTCTCCAACCGGGCCGGCGGCACCGTCGTCGGCTCGCTGCGCAACCTCACCGAGACGCTGGAGGAGCGCAAGGAGACCCGGCGCGAGGTCCGCACCCAGCTCTCGCAGGTCAACATGACCGCCTACGCCGTCCCCGCCATGGGCCTCGGCGCCCTGCTGCTGCTCGACCGGGTGATGCCCGGCGCCATCGACCGGATGACCAACTCCTTCATCGGCCAGACCGCGGTGGTCGTCGCACTCGTCATGTACGGCCTCGGCGTGTTCGTCATCCGCCGCCTGTCCAAGATCGACGTCTGA
- a CDS encoding CpaF family protein, whose product MSLRARITAPEDRGGGRDDGHLVATYRAKLLEEIDLAEMSSLAAADRRARLERVLGHIISREGPVLSASERSQLIRRVVDEALGLGVLEPLLEDASITEIMVNGPDQIFVERGGRVELLPLRFASNEQLMQTIERIVSTVNRRVDESNPMVDARLPSGERVNVIIPPLALSGATLTIRRFPRAFTLHEMIGFGSLDEQMLFLLSALVQAKLNIIVSGATGTGKTTLLNALSGLIPEGERVITIEDSAELQLQQQHVIRLESRPANVEGKGQITIRDLVRNSLRMRPDRIVVGEVRGGETLDMLQAMSTGHDGSLATVHANSAEDALMRLQTLASMSEVKIPFEALRDQINSAVDCIVQLTRHADGARKISEIALLDSRGQEPYRLATVARFDARPMAADGRVHGTFAHHPLPRRLADRLFMASQPVPQAFGVAAHQDQLAVREAR is encoded by the coding sequence ATGAGCCTGCGGGCACGCATCACCGCCCCCGAGGACCGCGGGGGCGGGCGCGACGACGGCCATCTGGTCGCCACCTACCGCGCCAAACTCCTCGAGGAGATCGACCTCGCGGAGATGTCCTCGCTGGCCGCCGCGGACCGGCGGGCACGGCTGGAGCGCGTGCTCGGGCACATCATCAGCCGTGAGGGACCGGTGCTCTCGGCGTCCGAGCGCTCGCAGCTCATCCGGCGCGTGGTGGACGAGGCCCTCGGGCTCGGTGTGCTCGAACCGCTGCTGGAGGACGCCTCCATCACCGAGATCATGGTCAACGGCCCCGACCAGATCTTCGTCGAGCGCGGCGGCCGGGTCGAACTGCTGCCCCTGCGCTTCGCGTCGAACGAGCAGCTCATGCAGACGATCGAGCGCATCGTCTCCACCGTGAACCGCAGGGTCGACGAGTCCAACCCGATGGTGGACGCCCGCCTGCCCTCCGGCGAGCGGGTCAACGTCATCATCCCGCCGCTCGCGCTCTCCGGGGCGACCCTCACCATCCGGCGCTTCCCCCGGGCGTTCACCCTGCACGAGATGATCGGGTTCGGCTCGCTCGACGAGCAGATGCTCTTCCTGCTGTCGGCGCTGGTGCAGGCGAAGCTCAACATCATCGTCTCGGGTGCCACGGGCACCGGGAAGACCACGCTGCTCAACGCCCTCTCCGGGCTGATCCCCGAGGGCGAGCGGGTCATCACCATCGAGGACTCGGCCGAGCTCCAGCTCCAGCAGCAGCATGTGATCCGCCTGGAGTCCCGCCCGGCGAACGTCGAGGGCAAGGGACAGATCACCATCCGCGACCTGGTCCGCAACTCGCTGCGCATGCGCCCCGACCGGATCGTGGTCGGCGAGGTCCGCGGCGGCGAGACGCTTGACATGCTCCAGGCCATGTCGACGGGTCACGACGGATCGCTCGCCACCGTCCACGCCAACAGCGCCGAGGACGCCCTGATGCGCCTCCAGACGCTCGCCTCCATGTCCGAGGTGAAGATCCCGTTCGAGGCGCTCCGCGACCAGATCAACAGCGCCGTCGACTGCATCGTCCAGCTCACCCGGCACGCCGACGGCGCCCGCAAGATCAGCGAGATCGCGCTCCTCGACTCACGGGGCCAGGAGCCCTACCGGCTGGCGACCGTGGCCCGCTTCGACGCCCGGCCCATGGCCGCGGACGGGCGCGTGCACGGCACCTTCGCCCACCACCCGCTGCCCCGCCGGCTGGCCGACCGGCTCTTCATGGCGAGCCAGCCCGTGCCCCAGGCCTTCGGCGTCGCCGCGCACCAGGACCAGCTCGCCGTCCGAGAGGCCAGGTAG
- a CDS encoding TadE/TadG family type IV pilus assembly protein produces the protein MSVRRRDRGQVSLEFTGFLPLLLLLALAAVQLGIAAYAGVQAGTAARAAARADGDDDWRTHSAHAGRAAVSGWLTDEPGDYVHTSRAGGREVTSTVRIRIPSVVPFIDDWGYAERSSTMPKD, from the coding sequence ATGTCCGTGCGCCGGCGCGACCGCGGCCAGGTCTCCCTGGAGTTCACCGGCTTCCTCCCGCTGCTGCTGCTCCTCGCGCTCGCCGCAGTCCAGCTCGGCATCGCGGCCTACGCGGGCGTCCAGGCCGGCACCGCCGCCCGGGCCGCCGCGCGGGCGGACGGCGACGACGACTGGCGCACCCACAGCGCCCACGCCGGCCGCGCGGCCGTGAGCGGCTGGCTCACCGACGAGCCGGGCGACTACGTCCACACCTCCCGTGCCGGCGGCAGGGAGGTCACCTCGACCGTGCGGATCAGGATCCCCTCCGTCGTGCCCTTCATCGACGACTGGGGGTACGCCGAGCGCAGCTCCACCATGCCCAAGGACTGA
- a CDS encoding TadE/TadG family type IV pilus assembly protein → MRVLSAPSTGTAVLRGDGDTGRRGRLGDRGQVAVEFLGMLPLIAAVCVILWQSALLGYTYILAGDAADSAAREGAVGLAGQAQCQAAAREDLGTWREGASVSCGSAAGGLYEAEVELKVPVLFPGFVSFPFHVTGHAATVEEGW, encoded by the coding sequence ATGCGCGTGCTGAGCGCACCATCGACGGGAACGGCGGTCCTGCGCGGGGACGGTGACACGGGCCGCCGCGGGCGGCTCGGCGACCGGGGGCAGGTGGCGGTCGAGTTCCTCGGCATGCTGCCGCTGATCGCGGCCGTCTGCGTCATCCTCTGGCAGTCGGCCCTGCTGGGCTACACCTACATCCTGGCCGGCGACGCGGCCGACTCGGCCGCCCGCGAGGGCGCCGTCGGCCTCGCCGGGCAGGCGCAGTGCCAGGCCGCCGCGCGGGAGGACCTCGGCACCTGGCGCGAAGGGGCCTCGGTCTCCTGCGGCTCCGCCGCGGGCGGGCTGTACGAGGCCGAGGTGGAGCTGAAGGTCCCGGTGCTCTTCCCGGGCTTCGTCAGCTTCCCCTTCCACGTCACCGGCCACGCCGCCACCGTCGAGGAGGGGTGGTGA
- a CDS encoding AAA family ATPase — protein sequence MTTRILPAVGDADASRSITTLLSQLPEAEPAAPVADSTTLLDTLARLAGESLDELPEVVLVHERIGPVPALELIREVALRFPAVGVVLVTADASPGLYSAAMDSGARGLVALPLSYEELTQRVQAAASWSLGVRRHLGHSGDVFTGPGGTVLTVSGAKGGVGTTLTAVQLALAARASGMTTALVDMDLQAGDVASYLDAPFRRSIADLAGIQDISPRVLQDAVFSHDTGIGLLLAPGEGERGEEVNDRAVRQIVSALRNRYEVVVIDCGTQMNSANAAAIEMADTTLLVTTPDVVAVRAAKRMVRLWDRLQIRKAEETVTLVNRFIRNTEIQPALIERITGTRVARTSVPANFKELQASVDAGRMQDLEAKSSVKQALWGLAGELGIVKAPEGKDKAGKFRGDRGSIGVRRRRGDKGES from the coding sequence ATGACGACACGCATCCTCCCGGCCGTCGGTGACGCCGACGCCTCCCGATCCATCACCACGCTGCTCAGCCAGCTCCCGGAGGCCGAGCCCGCGGCCCCGGTGGCCGACTCCACCACCCTGCTCGACACCCTCGCGCGCCTGGCCGGCGAGTCCCTGGACGAGCTGCCCGAAGTGGTCCTGGTGCACGAGCGGATCGGGCCCGTGCCGGCGCTGGAGCTGATACGCGAGGTGGCGCTGCGCTTCCCCGCGGTCGGCGTCGTCCTGGTCACCGCCGACGCCAGTCCGGGGCTGTACTCGGCCGCGATGGACTCGGGCGCCCGCGGACTCGTGGCCCTGCCCCTGTCGTACGAGGAGCTCACCCAGCGGGTGCAGGCCGCCGCCTCCTGGTCGCTCGGCGTCCGCCGGCACCTGGGACACAGCGGCGACGTCTTCACCGGGCCCGGCGGCACCGTGCTCACCGTCTCCGGCGCCAAGGGCGGGGTGGGGACCACCCTCACCGCGGTGCAACTGGCGCTCGCGGCACGGGCGTCGGGCATGACCACGGCCCTGGTCGACATGGACCTCCAGGCCGGCGACGTCGCCTCCTACCTGGACGCGCCGTTCCGCCGTTCGATCGCCGACCTGGCGGGGATCCAGGACATCTCGCCCCGGGTCCTGCAGGACGCCGTCTTCAGCCACGACACCGGCATCGGGCTGCTGCTCGCCCCCGGCGAGGGCGAGCGCGGCGAGGAGGTCAACGACCGGGCCGTGCGCCAGATCGTCAGCGCCCTGCGCAACCGCTACGAGGTCGTGGTCATCGACTGCGGCACCCAGATGAACAGCGCCAACGCGGCGGCCATCGAGATGGCCGACACCACCCTGCTGGTGACCACCCCCGACGTGGTCGCGGTCCGGGCCGCCAAGCGCATGGTCCGGCTCTGGGACCGGCTCCAGATCCGCAAGGCCGAGGAGACGGTCACCCTCGTCAACCGCTTCATCCGCAACACCGAGATCCAGCCCGCCCTCATCGAACGCATCACCGGCACCCGGGTGGCCAGGACCTCCGTACCGGCGAACTTCAAGGAACTCCAGGCGTCCGTCGACGCGGGCCGCATGCAGGACCTGGAGGCCAAGTCGTCCGTCAAACAGGCCCTGTGGGGACTGGCGGGCGAACTGGGAATCGTGAAGGCGCCCGAAGGCAAGGACAAGGCGGGTAAGTTCCGGGGCGACCGGGGCTCCATCGGCGTACGCCGCCGGCGCGGCGACAAGGGGGAGAGTTGA